From one Lysinibacillus sp. G4S2 genomic stretch:
- a CDS encoding proline/glycine betaine ABC transporter permease, which yields MNSFLDNIPAIPLAPWVESAMDWLTSNFSAFFDSIQKSGKLLMNQVTDLLISIPAIILILLVVIFAFFITGKKFGLATFSFIGLLFIYNQGLWTHLMETTTLVLFSSIISIIIGIPLGILMSKSSVAENVIKPLLDFMQTMPGFVYLIPAVAFFGIGIVPGVFASVIFALPPTVRMTNLGIRQVPKELVEAADSYGSTASQKLFKVEIPLAKSTIMAGINQTVMLSLSMVVIASMIGAPGLGREVLTALQRTQVGNGFVAGLGLVIFAIIIDRLTQSFNKKKAV from the coding sequence ATGAATAGTTTTTTAGACAATATACCAGCTATACCACTGGCTCCATGGGTAGAATCAGCTATGGACTGGTTGACGAGTAATTTTTCAGCATTCTTTGATTCAATCCAAAAATCTGGAAAACTACTCATGAATCAGGTCACTGATTTATTAATTAGCATTCCTGCTATTATTCTTATTTTACTTGTTGTCATTTTTGCCTTTTTCATTACCGGCAAAAAATTTGGGCTCGCAACGTTTTCGTTCATTGGTTTGTTATTTATCTATAATCAAGGCTTATGGACACACCTTATGGAAACAACAACGCTCGTGCTCTTTTCAAGTATTATTTCAATCATTATTGGTATTCCACTTGGCATTCTAATGTCCAAGTCAAGTGTAGCGGAAAATGTGATTAAGCCGTTACTTGATTTCATGCAAACAATGCCTGGCTTCGTGTACTTGATTCCGGCTGTTGCCTTCTTTGGCATCGGAATTGTACCCGGCGTATTTGCATCCGTTATTTTCGCCCTACCACCAACTGTACGAATGACGAACCTAGGAATTCGCCAAGTACCAAAAGAATTAGTGGAAGCTGCGGATTCATATGGTAGTACGGCAAGTCAAAAACTATTTAAAGTAGAAATCCCTCTTGCTAAATCAACTATAATGGCAGGGATCAACCAAACTGTTATGCTATCGCTTTCAATGGTCGTAATTGCCTCAATGATTGGTGCACCTGGTCTAGGACGAGAAGTATTAACTGCACTACAACGTACTCAGGTTGGGAATGGCTTTGTTGCAGGTTTAGGCCTAGTTATTTTTGCCATTATTATTGATCGCCTAACGCAAAGTTTTAATAAGAAGAAAGCCGTATAA
- a CDS encoding GNAT family N-acetyltransferase, with amino-acid sequence MIKVTTEDYSIIKETIGRAPTFVYSILDQVIEGAVYADNVSFHSLLFQTKSGIYYVNGDSSSEALVSKLVTLIQESIEQSKRFTLFSYSDEWNEKIEQRLNSRVKKLERYTFSFDVNAYNNREKRNSLDYDFITISQHQIDHCLEFDSKYYEEYWGSTSNFLENGFGFCLQHGDKIVSEAVSIFKSHQFAEVDIITDSNYRGKGLASFIAEKFIDYCLVNDVQPCWDCDIQNQGSYHLGTKLGFTDPKKYAVFYKDRLTL; translated from the coding sequence ATGATCAAGGTAACGACCGAGGATTATTCGATTATCAAAGAAACAATAGGAAGGGCGCCAACATTTGTCTATAGCATACTAGATCAGGTAATAGAAGGCGCTGTCTATGCCGACAATGTAAGCTTTCATTCACTATTATTTCAAACCAAATCGGGAATATACTATGTTAATGGTGATTCGTCCAGCGAGGCATTAGTAAGTAAACTCGTGACTTTAATACAAGAATCTATTGAACAAAGTAAACGTTTCACACTTTTTTCTTACTCAGATGAATGGAACGAAAAAATTGAGCAACGATTAAATAGTCGTGTAAAAAAACTAGAAAGATACACTTTTAGCTTTGATGTAAATGCTTATAACAATCGAGAGAAACGAAATTCACTTGACTACGATTTCATTACAATCAGCCAACATCAAATTGATCATTGTTTAGAATTTGACAGTAAATATTATGAGGAATACTGGGGTTCTACTAGTAATTTTCTTGAAAATGGTTTTGGTTTTTGTCTTCAGCATGGAGACAAGATTGTTAGTGAAGCCGTCTCTATTTTCAAATCACATCAATTTGCAGAGGTTGATATAATAACTGATTCGAATTATAGGGGAAAAGGATTAGCAAGCTTCATTGCAGAGAAATTTATTGATTATTGCCTCGTAAATGATGTGCAGCCTTGTTGGGATTGCGATATTCAAAATCAAGGATCTTATCATTTAGGCACTAAACTAGGCTTTACTGATCCAAAAAAATATGCAGTTTTTTATAAGGATAGGCTCACGTTGTAG
- a CDS encoding YbaK/EbsC family protein: MAIEKVRNYLAQWNVEHKIQELNESSATVELAAQALGCEPERIAKSLSFQVNDGAILIVAAGDAKIDNAKYKAIFGTKAKMLGKDEVLEKIGHDVGGVCPFGINEGVAIYLDESLKRFATVFPACGSSNSAIELTISELETYTPYQEWVDVCKGWNE; encoded by the coding sequence ATGGCTATTGAAAAAGTACGTAATTATTTAGCACAATGGAATGTTGAACACAAAATACAGGAGCTAAACGAAAGCTCAGCGACTGTTGAACTTGCGGCCCAGGCACTCGGATGTGAGCCTGAACGCATTGCAAAATCCTTGTCGTTTCAAGTGAATGATGGAGCTATATTAATTGTTGCTGCGGGCGATGCCAAAATCGACAATGCAAAATATAAAGCCATTTTTGGCACGAAGGCGAAGATGCTTGGAAAAGATGAAGTACTTGAAAAGATTGGACATGATGTAGGCGGTGTTTGTCCTTTCGGCATAAATGAGGGCGTCGCAATTTATCTAGATGAATCACTTAAACGCTTTGCAACGGTATTCCCTGCATGCGGTAGTAGTAATTCCGCCATTGAGCTTACTATTTCTGAATTAGAAACTTATACACCATATCAAGAATGGGTTGATGTTTGCAAAGGTTGGAATGAGTAA
- a CDS encoding NUDIX domain-containing protein encodes MILIKWQGAAGICFNADNQLLMVLQGTKEEAKSWAVPSGGKEATENFESCCKSEVYEETGFVVDIIREVLHKNNDAVEVRYFEMIITGGQMMIHDPDELIYEIAWKSKDELLDLTLSFPEDRQFLLSLFQ; translated from the coding sequence TTGATATTGATTAAATGGCAAGGAGCTGCAGGAATTTGCTTCAATGCAGACAATCAATTATTAATGGTTTTGCAAGGTACTAAAGAAGAGGCTAAATCTTGGGCCGTACCATCAGGTGGAAAAGAAGCTACTGAGAATTTTGAGTCATGTTGTAAAAGCGAGGTATATGAAGAAACCGGATTTGTAGTAGACATCATCAGAGAAGTGTTACATAAAAATAATGATGCAGTGGAAGTTCGTTATTTCGAGATGATCATTACTGGTGGACAAATGATGATACATGATCCCGATGAATTGATTTATGAAATTGCGTGGAAATCAAAAGATGAATTATTAGATTTAACATTATCTTTCCCTGAAGATAGGCAATTTCTTTTATCATTATTCCAATAA
- a CDS encoding multidrug efflux SMR transporter, with amino-acid sequence MAWIALVVAGLCEMMGVYMISKYNNAKCMKNLVLMIFAFTLSFAGLAYAMETLAMGTAYAIWTGIGAAGGAILGMMFFNESKDWRRVVCIVLVLGAAISLKLLS; translated from the coding sequence ATGGCATGGATTGCATTAGTTGTTGCGGGACTATGTGAGATGATGGGTGTTTATATGATTAGTAAATATAATAATGCTAAGTGTATGAAAAATTTAGTATTAATGATTTTTGCATTTACTTTAAGCTTTGCTGGTCTGGCATATGCCATGGAAACATTAGCGATGGGCACAGCATATGCCATTTGGACAGGAATTGGAGCGGCGGGTGGTGCTATACTCGGTATGATGTTTTTCAATGAATCAAAGGACTGGAGACGAGTTGTTTGTATAGTTCTTGTTTTAGGGGCAGCAATATCTTTGAAATTATTATCGTAA
- a CDS encoding GNAT family N-acetyltransferase produces MIEQIYTKRLFLRKMKMADAHSLFKIWSDPEVTKFMNIANFTHEEQAKEMIELFDQLTEEHRAIRFSIIEKESNGIIGSCGFNSFDVESATAEIGYDLAKAHWGKGYAPECISALIEFAFTTLSITKIVAKIEPGNSNSIKVVEKLNFTFEGTFQEYEESTESFYDINVYSFRK; encoded by the coding sequence TTGATCGAACAAATTTACACAAAAAGATTATTTTTACGAAAAATGAAGATGGCTGATGCACATAGTTTATTTAAAATTTGGTCAGACCCTGAAGTTACAAAATTTATGAATATCGCAAATTTCACACATGAAGAACAGGCGAAGGAAATGATTGAGCTTTTTGATCAATTGACCGAGGAGCATAGGGCTATTCGTTTTTCAATTATTGAGAAGGAATCAAATGGGATTATCGGCTCTTGTGGATTCAATTCATTTGACGTAGAAAGTGCTACTGCAGAAATTGGCTATGATCTTGCCAAAGCACATTGGGGAAAGGGCTATGCGCCGGAATGTATTTCCGCTTTGATTGAATTTGCTTTCACCACTTTAAGCATCACTAAAATTGTAGCAAAAATAGAGCCTGGTAATAGTAATTCTATAAAAGTAGTAGAGAAATTGAATTTTACGTTTGAAGGAACATTTCAAGAATATGAAGAATCAACAGAATCTTTTTATGACATTAACGTTTACTCTTTCAGAAAATAA
- a CDS encoding AraC family transcriptional regulator, which yields MSWIESIQKAINYIEEHLLDDITMEKIAREVNSSVFHFQRTFSILTDMSIADYIRRRRLTLAAQELINTEQKIIDLAYKYGYDSPEAFTKAFRKQHHVTPSEARKKQCQLQSYNRLVIQVSLKGAEPMKYKIVEKEKFQVVGVKRTYNCQNGENTREIPKFWDEINSKGMDHQLFSLNNGEIKGVLGVCAPNVSEQKNGFIDYWIATDHIGDVPEELKAMEVPASKWVVFEVHGPMPDAMQNTWKQIYSEWFPSNPYEPTGTAELEVYSDEDPFSPDLYSEIWIPIK from the coding sequence TTGAGTTGGATAGAGTCGATTCAAAAAGCAATTAATTATATCGAGGAGCATTTATTAGATGACATCACAATGGAGAAAATTGCACGAGAGGTAAATTCTTCTGTCTTTCATTTTCAAAGGACGTTCTCAATTTTAACGGATATGTCTATTGCAGATTATATAAGACGAAGAAGATTAACTTTAGCAGCACAGGAATTAATAAATACAGAGCAAAAAATAATCGATCTCGCCTACAAATATGGCTACGACTCTCCTGAAGCTTTCACAAAGGCATTTCGTAAGCAGCATCACGTAACGCCTAGTGAAGCAAGAAAGAAGCAATGTCAATTACAATCATACAATCGCCTGGTCATCCAGGTAAGCTTGAAGGGAGCAGAACCAATGAAGTATAAAATCGTAGAAAAAGAAAAGTTTCAAGTGGTCGGAGTAAAAAGAACGTATAATTGTCAAAATGGTGAGAATACGAGAGAAATCCCTAAATTTTGGGATGAGATTAACAGCAAGGGGATGGATCATCAATTATTTTCATTAAATAATGGAGAAATTAAAGGGGTGCTTGGCGTCTGTGCACCAAATGTCAGCGAACAAAAAAATGGTTTTATTGATTATTGGATTGCAACGGATCATATTGGGGATGTTCCAGAAGAACTGAAAGCAATGGAAGTTCCAGCATCAAAATGGGTTGTGTTTGAAGTACATGGTCCTATGCCGGATGCTATGCAAAATACTTGGAAACAAATTTACTCTGAATGGTTCCCATCTAATCCATACGAACCTACTGGAACGGCTGAGCTTGAAGTGTACTCAGACGAAGATCCATTTAGTCCTGATCTTTATTCTGAAATTTGGATTCCGATTAAGTAA
- a CDS encoding glycine betaine/L-proline ABC transporter ATP-binding protein: protein MEKIKVEHVSKVFGKHIPKALELVKQQKSKTDILKETGATVGVYDASFTVNEGEIFVIMGLSGSGKSTLIRLLNRLIEPTSGNIYIDGENISKMDKENLRNVRRNKMSMVFQNFGLFPHRTLLQNTEYGLEIRGVSKEERQAKAEQALENAGLLAYKDQYPSQLSGGMQQRVGLARALANDPEILLMDEAFSALDPLIRKEMQDELLDLQSTMKKTILFITHDLNEALRIGDRIAIMKDGSIIQIGTGEEILTNPADEYVKTFVEDVDRSKVLTAENVMVRPVYVNVDIDGPTVALKRMREETVSLLMAVDKNRHLKGYITADDARAAAKRQEQTVHSIVQSEILTVPPDMLLQDILGMIHNCPTPIAVVKDERLLGVLIRGVVIEALSTSDEEAVAHE from the coding sequence TTGGAAAAAATAAAAGTGGAACATGTTTCTAAAGTTTTTGGGAAACATATTCCTAAAGCATTAGAACTCGTCAAGCAACAAAAAAGCAAGACTGATATTTTAAAAGAAACAGGTGCAACTGTTGGTGTATACGATGCAAGTTTTACTGTAAATGAAGGTGAAATCTTCGTTATTATGGGATTATCAGGGAGTGGAAAATCCACACTTATCCGGCTTCTAAACCGGCTTATTGAGCCTACAAGCGGAAATATTTATATCGATGGAGAAAATATTTCTAAGATGGACAAAGAGAATTTACGTAATGTCAGAAGAAACAAAATGAGTATGGTCTTTCAAAACTTCGGTTTATTCCCCCATCGTACACTTCTTCAAAATACTGAATATGGCCTTGAAATCAGAGGCGTCTCAAAGGAAGAACGACAAGCAAAAGCAGAACAGGCTCTCGAAAATGCAGGCTTACTTGCTTATAAAGACCAATATCCGAGTCAATTGTCAGGCGGTATGCAACAGCGTGTTGGTTTAGCGCGCGCACTTGCAAATGATCCTGAAATATTACTAATGGATGAAGCTTTTTCAGCACTCGATCCATTAATTCGTAAAGAAATGCAAGATGAATTACTTGATTTACAAAGCACAATGAAAAAAACAATTCTTTTTATCACCCACGATTTGAATGAAGCATTACGTATTGGTGATCGTATCGCTATTATGAAAGATGGCTCAATCATTCAAATTGGTACTGGAGAAGAAATTTTAACAAACCCTGCAGATGAATATGTTAAAACCTTCGTAGAAGATGTCGATCGTTCTAAAGTATTAACAGCTGAAAATGTCATGGTTCGACCTGTATATGTCAATGTGGATATAGATGGACCAACCGTAGCACTAAAAAGAATGCGCGAAGAGACTGTTAGTTTGCTAATGGCAGTTGACAAAAATCGACATTTAAAAGGATATATTACTGCTGACGACGCACGGGCTGCTGCTAAAAGACAAGAACAAACGGTACATTCAATTGTTCAATCAGAGATATTGACCGTTCCACCAGATATGCTTTTACAAGATATATTAGGTATGATTCATAATTGTCCGACTCCTATTGCAGTTGTAAAAGATGAGCGCTTACTAGGTGTTCTCATCCGGGGCGTTGTCATCGAAGCACTTTCAACTAGCGATGAGGAGGCAGTTGCACATGAATAG
- a CDS encoding multidrug efflux SMR transporter — protein sequence MNKQWLSVIIAAFFEVGWVIGLKHAGSVLEWMGTAIAIVVSFYLLIKAGESLPVGTVYAVFVGLGTAGTVCADSLLFGEPWKLAKIICIVVLLAGVIGLKLVTGEPKDKEVNQ from the coding sequence ATGAACAAACAATGGTTAAGTGTCATAATTGCTGCTTTTTTTGAAGTCGGCTGGGTCATAGGTTTAAAACATGCAGGAAGTGTACTCGAATGGATGGGTACCGCTATTGCAATTGTTGTGAGCTTTTATTTACTAATTAAGGCAGGAGAGAGTTTACCAGTCGGTACTGTTTATGCAGTATTCGTAGGCTTGGGTACAGCGGGTACTGTGTGTGCTGATAGTTTACTATTTGGAGAGCCATGGAAGTTAGCTAAAATAATATGTATCGTTGTTTTACTTGCAGGGGTCATTGGCTTAAAGCTTGTTACAGGTGAGCCTAAAGATAAAGAGGTGAATCAATAA
- a CDS encoding glutathionylspermidine synthase family protein — protein MDNYFQQRQAFYSQFPNFFPDFEDLEYALYDVLDLPKEKIDEINYASTILWEIFLKVGKQFKHLSDEQLLALGIRSEMIPYIELDYLQQQSVLARFDFICTEDGQIKCLELNGETPFLVQETFEINEALCHHLGFDSPNDVSPLHKTLSGALFAAMHYLNDLKKPKIVITGKRAEEDYEEYCQVQFLKKCIPFDVEYVPIHELIIFSSDTASVARGLYTGAMEKIDILYRPAHPVEFLMDDESSDGDRIGLQLLELVKDQQLAIINAPAAYVLQSKILLWLIWERRNDPLLFNAEERAAIQTYMLPTYITAEPFIQGNLPFVKKPVYSREGNTVEIYAGDGTKTNASANTHYDDNLFIYQQYVEMPTITIKLKDGLQTKKWLIGSFIADNRACGLSCRVGNQITEWDSHWLAVGYRKET, from the coding sequence ATGGACAATTATTTTCAACAACGCCAAGCGTTTTATTCTCAATTTCCTAATTTCTTCCCTGACTTTGAGGACCTTGAGTATGCCTTATACGATGTGCTAGATTTGCCCAAAGAAAAAATCGATGAAATTAACTATGCATCTACTATACTTTGGGAAATATTTTTAAAGGTTGGTAAACAATTTAAGCATTTATCGGATGAACAACTTTTAGCATTGGGCATTCGTTCTGAAATGATACCCTATATCGAATTAGATTATTTACAACAACAATCGGTACTTGCTCGCTTTGATTTTATTTGTACTGAGGATGGGCAAATAAAATGTCTTGAATTAAATGGTGAAACGCCATTTCTTGTCCAAGAAACTTTTGAGATAAATGAAGCGCTTTGTCATCATTTGGGGTTCGATAGTCCAAATGATGTTTCACCATTACATAAAACATTGTCCGGTGCACTCTTTGCGGCTATGCATTATTTAAATGATTTAAAAAAACCTAAGATTGTCATTACAGGGAAAAGAGCTGAGGAAGATTATGAGGAATATTGTCAGGTACAGTTTTTAAAGAAATGTATACCTTTTGATGTAGAATATGTGCCTATACATGAGCTAATAATTTTTTCTAGTGACACTGCTTCTGTAGCTCGAGGACTTTATACGGGGGCAATGGAGAAAATTGATATTTTGTATCGTCCTGCACACCCAGTAGAGTTTTTAATGGATGATGAGTCTTCTGATGGTGATCGTATTGGTCTGCAATTATTGGAACTTGTAAAAGATCAGCAGCTTGCAATTATTAACGCACCTGCTGCCTATGTACTGCAATCAAAAATTTTATTATGGCTCATTTGGGAACGAAGAAATGATCCGCTTCTGTTTAATGCAGAAGAACGAGCTGCCATTCAGACATATATGCTGCCAACATATATTACTGCAGAGCCGTTTATTCAGGGAAATTTACCGTTTGTCAAGAAACCTGTATATTCACGGGAAGGTAATACTGTTGAAATTTATGCAGGGGATGGTACGAAAACTAATGCTTCCGCAAATACCCATTATGATGATAATTTGTTTATTTATCAGCAGTATGTAGAAATGCCCACTATAACGATAAAGCTAAAGGATGGATTACAGACAAAGAAATGGTTAATCGGCTCATTTATCGCTGATAATCGTGCATGTGGCTTATCTTGTAGAGTAGGCAATCAAATTACAGAATGGGATTCGCACTGGCTAGCGGTTGGATATAGGAAAGAAACCTAA
- a CDS encoding Parvovirus coat protein VP1-like protein, producing the protein MMYRQRKFGFCYPGYKYCGPGCSGPGEPINAVDSCCKLHDECYARYGRTRYCDEMFQNCLRPQMNANNKMARDARLFYNIFEMRNRFF; encoded by the coding sequence ATGATGTATAGACAACGCAAATTTGGTTTTTGTTACCCTGGTTATAAATACTGTGGACCAGGATGTTCAGGACCGGGCGAACCCATAAATGCTGTAGATTCATGCTGCAAATTACACGACGAATGTTATGCTCGATACGGTAGAACAAGATACTGCGATGAAATGTTCCAAAATTGCTTACGACCACAAATGAATGCAAATAATAAAATGGCTAGAGATGCTAGATTGTTTTACAATATCTTCGAAATGCGTAATCGGTTCTTTTAA
- a CDS encoding DUF418 domain-containing protein, whose amino-acid sequence MSHVGEYSKQIKWIQFVAFPFFVGISLWIWFASQAGDQNLQLIIGLGVIPTTYFYLACLFVMLENKRIVKLLKPIGRVGQMAFTNYLAQSFIGLAIISCMGLEVVSPSDVVIIAILIFVIQMIFSVIWFKFFKMGPFEKVWRFMTYGRKTVPNK is encoded by the coding sequence ATTAGTCATGTAGGTGAATATTCAAAACAAATAAAGTGGATACAATTTGTGGCATTCCCATTCTTTGTAGGCATTTCGCTTTGGATTTGGTTTGCCTCTCAAGCAGGTGATCAAAATCTTCAATTAATTATTGGTTTAGGGGTAATTCCGACAACGTATTTTTATTTAGCTTGTCTATTTGTTATGTTGGAGAATAAGAGAATCGTGAAGCTTCTTAAGCCAATTGGACGAGTTGGTCAAATGGCCTTTACCAACTACTTAGCTCAAAGTTTTATTGGGCTAGCTATTATTTCATGTATGGGTCTTGAAGTTGTATCGCCTTCTGATGTTGTTATCATTGCAATTTTAATTTTTGTCATTCAAATGATTTTTAGTGTCATCTGGTTTAAATTCTTTAAAATGGGACCATTTGAAAAGGTGTGGCGTTTTATGACATATGGAAGAAAGACAGTGCCAAATAAATAA
- a CDS encoding glycine betaine ABC transporter substrate-binding protein, which translates to MKLKTLSKLGMALGLGFLLAACSGDDSSKSSSSGDSKDVNLAYVEWDTEIASTHVVGQVLEDLGYNVTLTPLDNAIMWEAVSKGEADGMVAAWLPNTHASQYEKYKANLDELGENLAGAKIGLVVPSYMDVNSIEDLKNQADHTITGIEPGAGITAATEKALVEYDNLADWNLLTSSSGAMTTSLAKAIKNKEDIVVTGWSPHWKFAKYDLKYLEDPKGVYGGDETINTFARKGLKEDQPDVYSVLDNFHWTAEDLETVMLEIMDGKDPKDAAKDWVEANPDKVAEWTKDVKK; encoded by the coding sequence ATGAAACTGAAAACATTATCTAAATTAGGGATGGCTTTAGGGCTCGGCTTTTTGCTAGCTGCATGTAGTGGCGATGATTCTAGTAAGAGCAGTAGCAGTGGTGACTCAAAGGACGTCAATTTAGCCTACGTTGAATGGGATACAGAAATTGCTTCAACTCATGTCGTTGGGCAAGTGCTAGAGGATTTAGGCTACAATGTAACATTAACACCACTCGATAACGCTATTATGTGGGAGGCAGTTTCAAAAGGTGAAGCAGATGGAATGGTTGCTGCATGGTTACCAAATACACATGCCTCACAGTACGAAAAATACAAGGCTAATCTTGATGAACTAGGTGAAAACCTTGCTGGAGCCAAAATAGGTTTAGTAGTACCAAGCTATATGGACGTTAATTCGATTGAAGATTTAAAAAATCAAGCAGATCACACAATTACGGGTATCGAGCCTGGTGCTGGCATTACAGCTGCTACAGAAAAAGCTTTAGTTGAATATGATAACTTAGCAGATTGGAATCTATTAACATCTTCATCTGGTGCCATGACAACTTCTCTTGCTAAAGCGATTAAAAACAAAGAAGACATCGTTGTGACTGGTTGGTCCCCTCACTGGAAATTCGCTAAATATGACCTGAAATACTTAGAGGATCCAAAAGGTGTTTATGGCGGAGATGAAACGATTAACACATTTGCTCGAAAAGGTTTAAAAGAAGATCAACCAGATGTTTATTCTGTACTAGATAACTTCCACTGGACAGCTGAAGATTTAGAGACTGTTATGCTTGAAATTATGGATGGCAAAGACCCAAAAGATGCTGCTAAAGACTGGGTAGAAGCCAATCCAGACAAAGTGGCTGAATGGACGAAGGATGTAAAAAAATAA